One window of Sphingomonas sp. KC8 genomic DNA carries:
- a CDS encoding NADH:flavin oxidoreductase — protein sequence MTADPFSSVQIGPITIKNRFIRSGANETKNKDMNPTRALLEFHRTYAENEVGLTTLAYIAVSKDGRTLPGQGTLSDESVPHYRAITDAIHAAGGKVSAQITHGGSFCQIKDLSTSRCMSSSGGIDKVGLLMGRPFQRAMTRADMDMVRDEFAAAALRAEQAGFDAIELHMGHGYLLNQFISPLSNFRRDEYGGSAENRARFPAEVLRAVKAAVGSRLAILAKINLVDGVAKGATIEDTIITARVLEEAGADMLVLSAGRNIESTWKMFGSALPYDEMATMQTSWKGKLQFAIMKRSIPKVPPFSENYLMADALKLKAALGPNRKVKLCYLGGVQSLASAQAALDAGFEGVAIARALIHDPTLLSQWKAGTSTTSGCTACNRCVVVMYGPSGTYCPETNNAVPAELNQIYAGEELPHVA from the coding sequence ATGACTGCAGATCCCTTTTCATCGGTCCAGATCGGGCCGATCACGATCAAGAACCGCTTCATCCGTTCGGGTGCGAACGAGACGAAGAACAAGGATATGAACCCGACACGGGCGCTGCTGGAATTTCACCGCACCTATGCCGAGAATGAAGTCGGCCTGACGACCTTGGCTTATATCGCGGTGTCGAAGGACGGCCGGACCTTGCCGGGGCAGGGAACGCTGAGCGACGAAAGCGTGCCGCATTATCGTGCGATCACCGATGCGATCCATGCGGCCGGTGGCAAGGTTTCGGCGCAGATCACGCATGGCGGCAGCTTCTGCCAGATCAAGGATCTGTCGACGTCGCGCTGCATGTCGTCTTCCGGCGGGATCGACAAGGTGGGCCTGCTGATGGGCCGTCCGTTCCAGCGGGCGATGACGCGCGCCGACATGGACATGGTGCGTGATGAATTTGCCGCCGCCGCTTTGCGGGCCGAACAGGCCGGGTTCGATGCGATCGAACTGCATATGGGCCATGGCTATCTGCTGAACCAGTTCATCTCGCCCCTGTCCAACTTCCGCCGCGATGAATATGGCGGTTCCGCTGAAAATCGCGCGCGTTTCCCGGCCGAAGTGCTGCGCGCGGTGAAGGCGGCTGTCGGCAGCCGGCTGGCGATCCTTGCCAAGATCAATCTGGTCGATGGCGTGGCCAAGGGCGCGACGATCGAAGACACCATCATCACGGCACGCGTGCTGGAAGAGGCGGGTGCGGACATGCTGGTGCTGTCCGCCGGCCGCAACATCGAATCCACCTGGAAGATGTTCGGCAGTGCGCTGCCTTATGATGAAATGGCGACGATGCAGACGAGCTGGAAGGGCAAGCTGCAATTCGCCATCATGAAGCGCAGCATTCCCAAGGTTCCGCCGTTCAGCGAAAATTACCTGATGGCGGATGCGTTGAAGCTGAAGGCGGCGCTTGGCCCCAACCGCAAGGTGAAGCTGTGCTATCTGGGCGGTGTCCAGTCGCTGGCGTCGGCCCAGGCGGCACTGGACGCCGGGTTTGAAGGCGTGGCGATCGCGCGCGCCTTGATCCATGATCCGACGCTGTTGTCGCAGTGGAAGGCCGGCACAAGCACCACATCGGGCTGCACCGCGTGCAACCGCTGCGTCGTGGTGATGTACGGCCCGTCGGGCACCTATTGCCCCGAAACCAATAACGCCGTCCCGGCCGAACTGAACCAGATCTATGCAGGAGAGGAACTGCCCCATGTTGCTTAA
- a CDS encoding nuclear transport factor 2 family protein, with the protein MNIDRISDILEIQALLTDYVFALDTKDIDRLDAVFTPDAECDYRATGGRAGVWGDIKPWLKEALGGFGTTQHLIGMPQIRFDGADGDRATAMTMLFNPMQMLPEKGGQIFFIGATYSDVLTRTPQGWRIASRTEIAPWAKDVPASVPGGQS; encoded by the coding sequence ATGAACATCGACCGCATTTCCGACATTCTCGAAATTCAGGCATTGCTGACGGACTATGTGTTCGCGCTCGATACCAAGGATATCGACCGGCTGGATGCGGTGTTCACGCCCGACGCTGAATGCGATTACCGCGCGACCGGTGGCCGCGCGGGTGTTTGGGGCGATATCAAGCCCTGGCTGAAAGAGGCGTTGGGTGGTTTCGGAACCACCCAGCACCTGATCGGCATGCCGCAGATCCGTTTCGACGGGGCGGATGGTGATCGCGCGACGGCGATGACGATGCTGTTCAATCCCATGCAGATGCTGCCTGAAAAGGGCGGCCAGATATTCTTCATCGGGGCGACCTATTCCGACGTGCTGACCCGGACACCGCAAGGCTGGCGGATCGCAAGCCGGACTGAAATCGCGCCATGGGCCAAAGATGTGCCGGCGTCCGTGCCGGGAGGACAATCATGA
- a CDS encoding SDR family oxidoreductase, protein MLLKDKVVIVSGVGAGMGQALARIAAAEGAKVALGARSKGLIEEVAADIRAAGGQAIAVPTDISNAAACEAMAAATVEAFGTIDGLVNTAYIHGAWVPVDQADPEDYAQVFDVNCLGALRMTQAVLPTFKAKKDGAVINVSTMSTVNPFSGEGGYASGKGGLNVLSRHMANDFGKYGVRVNHTRMGWIGGKPVYDHIDRAVAAGANRDELIGEITGRIPLGIIPHEDDCAKAVLFFLSDYARVVTGAVLDVNGGQYMAP, encoded by the coding sequence ATGTTGCTTAAGGACAAGGTTGTCATCGTCAGCGGCGTTGGCGCTGGCATGGGTCAGGCGCTGGCCCGCATCGCGGCTGCCGAAGGCGCCAAGGTCGCGCTGGGCGCGCGCAGCAAGGGGCTGATCGAGGAAGTCGCCGCCGATATCCGCGCCGCGGGCGGGCAGGCGATCGCGGTTCCGACCGATATTTCGAACGCGGCGGCGTGCGAGGCGATGGCGGCGGCCACCGTGGAAGCGTTCGGCACGATCGATGGCCTCGTCAACACCGCCTACATCCACGGCGCGTGGGTGCCCGTCGATCAGGCGGACCCGGAAGATTATGCGCAGGTGTTCGACGTCAATTGCCTGGGCGCGCTGCGCATGACGCAGGCGGTGCTGCCGACGTTCAAGGCCAAGAAAGACGGTGCGGTGATCAACGTATCGACGATGTCGACCGTCAATCCGTTTTCCGGCGAAGGCGGCTATGCATCGGGCAAGGGCGGCCTCAACGTGCTGAGCCGCCACATGGCCAACGATTTCGGCAAGTATGGCGTTCGCGTGAACCACACCCGCATGGGCTGGATCGGTGGCAAGCCGGTCTATGACCATATCGACCGGGCCGTGGCTGCCGGCGCGAACCGCGACGAACTGATCGGCGAGATCACCGGCCGCATCCCGCTCGGCATCATCCCGCATGAAGATGATTGCGCGAAGGCGGTTTTGTTCTTCCTGTCGGATTATGCCCGCGTCGTCACCGGCGCGGTGCTCGACGTCAATGGCGGCCAATATATGGCTCCATAA